Proteins found in one Methanospirillum hungatei JF-1 genomic segment:
- a CDS encoding zinc ribbon domain-containing protein: MTTKKCPACGQDNSQGAKFCRSCGTPLQTGSHGVGPDVGKSTGDSFQKATEILDTVASTASKIESTVTKAAQIGTAAQEISQVIIRPPAEWQVVVGDILPAAGEKIVEQGMETAEERVKQVVSQKITDVLSDTPLSGKSEPDRFNNLPETFVPVEKPLKSGANLLCPSCKQPVNPGAKFCKTCGARIPVKKPSSPVQTNGIDPNLPVCTSCKAPLSPTEKYCRHCGEPTGSFARHGMEGSVTHCPSCGKDLKPGAKFCRHCGTKI, from the coding sequence ATGACTACAAAAAAATGTCCGGCATGCGGTCAGGATAATTCACAAGGAGCGAAGTTCTGCAGATCCTGTGGTACTCCACTCCAGACTGGATCACACGGTGTTGGTCCGGATGTTGGCAAAAGCACCGGTGATTCCTTCCAAAAGGCGACTGAGATCCTTGATACCGTCGCATCCACCGCTTCTAAAATAGAATCAACGGTGACAAAGGCTGCACAGATTGGAACGGCTGCCCAGGAGATATCGCAGGTAATCATCCGTCCCCCGGCTGAATGGCAGGTTGTTGTCGGAGACATCCTTCCTGCTGCAGGTGAGAAGATCGTGGAACAGGGAATGGAAACGGCAGAAGAGAGAGTTAAGCAGGTGGTAAGCCAGAAGATTACAGACGTTCTTTCTGACACCCCTCTGTCCGGAAAAAGTGAGCCTGATCGATTTAATAATCTCCCTGAAACCTTTGTTCCGGTTGAAAAACCCCTAAAATCAGGAGCGAACCTTCTCTGCCCCTCCTGTAAACAACCGGTAAATCCTGGTGCGAAATTCTGTAAAACGTGCGGGGCCCGGATTCCTGTCAAAAAACCTTCATCCCCGGTTCAGACCAACGGGATAGATCCAAATCTCCCTGTCTGTACTTCCTGTAAAGCGCCACTCTCCCCAACTGAGAAGTATTGCAGGCATTGTGGAGAACCAACAGGGTCCTTTGCCCGCCACGGCATGGAGGGATCCGTGACACACTGCCCCTCATGTGGGAAAGACCTGAAACCAGGAGCAAAATTCTGCAGACATTGTGGAACAAAGATATGA
- a CDS encoding zinc ribbon domain-containing protein, with protein MNKCPHCGSDLPPDSAFCQECGKPVSISEQSSSDSMVWTAQIPVITSSVVVRQLGMALGGGFLVVFVIILFAHPGAALSVAPILFVIWVFLFGLSLFIAGIYQKATKGGPDAVFAVTPEGIGYAAGETIKKINRLTAIGSVAGGSLSGLGGSMINISREMDTIPWDEIRSITYQNRERTIVVYRKILISPIMLACTRENFNQVKELISRYAPPGTIKE; from the coding sequence ATGAACAAATGTCCTCATTGTGGATCAGATCTCCCTCCTGACAGTGCATTCTGCCAGGAATGTGGAAAACCGGTATCAATTTCAGAACAATCATCATCGGACTCGATGGTCTGGACCGCCCAGATACCGGTGATTACCAGTTCGGTTGTTGTCAGACAACTGGGTATGGCTCTGGGTGGAGGGTTTCTTGTGGTGTTTGTCATCATCCTGTTCGCCCATCCCGGAGCTGCACTCTCTGTCGCACCCATCCTGTTTGTCATCTGGGTCTTCTTATTCGGACTGTCCCTGTTCATCGCCGGAATATACCAGAAGGCAACGAAAGGGGGGCCTGATGCAGTCTTCGCCGTGACCCCTGAAGGAATTGGCTATGCTGCAGGGGAGACTATCAAAAAGATCAACAGGCTTACTGCCATCGGATCTGTTGCCGGCGGATCACTCAGCGGCCTTGGAGGCAGCATGATAAACATCTCCCGTGAGATGGATACAATTCCCTGGGATGAGATCAGGTCCATAACGTACCAGAACCGGGAGCGGACCATCGTTGTGTATAGAAAAATTCTGATCTCTCCTATCATGCTGGCGTGCACGAGAGAAAATTTCAACCAGGTAAAAGAGCTGATATCCCGGTATGCACCGCCCGGAACGATCAAAGAATAA
- the hisG gene encoding ATP phosphoribosyltransferase, whose product MINIALPKGSLEEQTLQLFKEADLEVRRTDRDYNPQINDARIGKVKILRPQEIPTYIEMGYFDMGISGLDWIHESGAQVKEVAQLNYSKTGPGIVKIVVAVHQSEPISTVSEIRPDSRITTEYPKLTKEFFEKLNIPVRLFPSYGASEAKVPDLMDVVVDLTETGTTLRKNGLKIIGQIMESYTTIIANIASFEDPVKRKEIEEIVTLLMGVIDARNKVLISMNVPAASLDSIVANLPALKKPTVAKLHGIDYFSLETVVLKSKVNTLIPELKAAGAEDILEIPITKIVR is encoded by the coding sequence ATGATTAACATTGCACTCCCAAAAGGGAGCCTTGAAGAACAGACCCTTCAGCTTTTTAAAGAAGCCGACCTTGAGGTCAGGAGAACTGACCGTGATTATAATCCTCAAATCAATGATGCACGGATAGGAAAGGTCAAAATATTGCGACCCCAGGAGATACCGACCTATATCGAGATGGGATATTTTGATATGGGAATATCAGGCCTTGACTGGATCCATGAATCAGGAGCACAGGTAAAAGAGGTGGCACAACTCAACTATAGCAAAACAGGACCGGGTATTGTCAAAATTGTCGTCGCCGTCCACCAGAGTGAGCCTATCTCAACCGTGAGTGAAATTCGCCCTGATAGCCGGATAACTACCGAATATCCTAAATTGACCAAGGAATTCTTCGAAAAGTTAAACATACCGGTCCGTCTCTTCCCGTCCTATGGTGCCAGTGAAGCAAAGGTTCCTGACCTTATGGATGTGGTTGTTGACCTGACTGAAACCGGAACGACCCTTCGGAAGAACGGTCTGAAGATCATCGGGCAGATCATGGAATCATATACGACCATCATTGCAAATATCGCAAGTTTTGAGGATCCGGTCAAAAGAAAGGAGATTGAAGAGATAGTAACCCTCCTTATGGGCGTTATCGATGCCAGGAATAAAGTGCTCATCTCGATGAATGTCCCGGCAGCATCACTTGATTCAATCGTTGCAAACCTTCCGGCATTAAAGAAGCCAACCGTTGCAAAGCTCCATGGTATCGATTATTTCAGCCTTGAGACTGTGGTTCTGAAGAGTAAGGTAAATACTCTGATACCAGAATTGAAGGCTGCCGGGGCTGAAGATATCCTGGAGATACCGATCACCAAGATTGTACGATAA
- the hisI gene encoding phosphoribosyl-AMP cyclohydrolase, whose product MTIKFDEKGLVPVIAQDKTTKDVLMLAYANKEAVDLTRSTGYAHYYSRSRNKLWKKGEESGHLQKVHEILVDCDEDAVIYLVDQLTAACHTGYRSCFYRRLDGTVSGERMFDPDEVYKKSE is encoded by the coding sequence ATTACGATAAAATTTGACGAAAAGGGATTGGTTCCGGTTATTGCGCAGGACAAAACAACTAAAGATGTACTGATGCTTGCATATGCCAATAAAGAGGCTGTGGACCTGACCCGGTCAACCGGATATGCACACTATTACAGCAGGAGCAGGAATAAACTCTGGAAGAAAGGAGAGGAATCCGGTCATCTCCAGAAGGTTCATGAGATTCTGGTTGATTGTGATGAGGATGCGGTCATCTACCTGGTGGATCAACTCACCGCAGCGTGTCATACCGGATACCGGTCATGTTTTTACCGAAGGCTTGACGGGACCGTCTCTGGAGAGCGGATGTTTGATCCTGATGAGGTCTACAAGAAAAGTGAATAA
- a CDS encoding S8 family serine peptidase, translated as MRKILSKVICLLVCLVGLSFLFGLADDIKYFTNATGIPNFLPDPPYVNGSILVQANTNPDGSVNSLSDIHAAIGATIKRDYGTIGISGLSLVTLPDTISVPDAVRYYSECPGVAYAEPDYYVSAHTTPDDPEFWRQWGLSNTGTPFKENTSPGISGADISALSGWNETTGTNGIIIAVLDTGADIGHPDLAGNIWSMSQSGLVLHGLNALEEIAVEPWDDDGHGTHCAGVIGMIGNNNLGGAGVAWNATIMPIKVLDYKGHGRLSDLAFGMAYATLYNASIISCSFGTPYSRTMEDIIRKSPALFVCSAGNYGGDLNMFPQYPACYNFSNVIAVAATDPQDELSWFSNFGNRTVHVGAPGTDIYSTIPSGYSYTSFFEDPTFAKENFTLTGNWTRIPGTMPGEPVSLQAVLSDYPDISTFVIEMNTSVDIPSEENKIPHLIWEVKGDFFGYQIIEYSNDIVNWTSLWDFDTEFHEDHWRQLFIPLNSVYTESGFRTRYTYILFKRDVTSDFSIRNIRIGYRGEAIKPEYQYMSGTSMAAPMVSGMAGLIKGKKPDLTAEGVKQVIMDTADPLPSLQDKTITGARVNLSAALKSLKKSDGIPLYPGWNHVSIPRRLNPGYDTAQIFAGVNSSGHSVLVYVNNTTGYRTLSMNDPVVPLQGYWIYSTNTITVPVRFTDQIIPFSREIPVGWSSIGGWMEKDLSAKETFHTLMNAWSYATGYDAVVQQYEEPIIRGGTGHQSDERPIRPYHGYWLYCSQNGTYQAGFG; from the coding sequence ATGAGAAAAATACTAAGCAAAGTAATCTGCCTCCTGGTCTGCCTGGTCGGTCTCTCCTTTTTATTTGGTCTGGCAGATGATATTAAATATTTCACGAATGCTACCGGAATTCCGAATTTTCTGCCTGATCCTCCATACGTGAATGGAAGTATCCTTGTGCAGGCAAATACAAATCCAGACGGATCAGTCAATTCCCTTTCAGATATTCATGCAGCAATAGGAGCGACGATTAAACGCGATTATGGGACCATCGGCATATCCGGATTATCCCTGGTCACTCTTCCGGACACTATTTCGGTTCCTGATGCAGTCCGGTATTATTCCGAATGCCCGGGTGTAGCCTATGCAGAACCAGATTATTATGTCAGTGCCCACACAACTCCGGATGATCCAGAGTTCTGGAGACAATGGGGGCTTTCCAATACCGGAACTCCTTTTAAGGAAAATACCAGCCCGGGGATTTCCGGTGCAGATATTAGTGCCCTTTCCGGATGGAATGAAACCACCGGAACGAATGGGATTATCATTGCCGTTCTTGATACCGGAGCAGATATTGGTCACCCTGACCTTGCCGGAAATATCTGGAGCATGTCTCAATCAGGGCTGGTGCTGCATGGATTAAACGCTCTGGAGGAAATAGCGGTTGAACCCTGGGATGATGATGGTCATGGAACCCATTGTGCCGGGGTTATTGGTATGATTGGGAATAATAACCTTGGAGGGGCAGGAGTAGCCTGGAATGCTACTATCATGCCGATTAAAGTCCTTGATTACAAAGGCCATGGCCGACTATCAGATCTGGCATTTGGCATGGCGTATGCCACGCTCTATAATGCCTCGATCATCAGTTGCTCGTTTGGAACACCGTACAGCCGGACAATGGAGGATATTATCCGAAAGTCTCCTGCACTATTTGTCTGCTCAGCAGGAAATTATGGAGGGGATCTGAATATGTTTCCCCAGTATCCGGCATGTTATAACTTCAGTAATGTGATAGCGGTCGCTGCCACTGATCCACAGGATGAACTATCGTGGTTTTCGAATTTTGGCAATCGGACGGTCCATGTTGGAGCTCCGGGTACTGATATATACAGTACCATTCCATCCGGATATTCCTATACTTCGTTCTTTGAAGACCCCACATTTGCAAAGGAGAATTTTACGCTTACCGGGAACTGGACCCGCATTCCTGGAACCATGCCAGGAGAGCCCGTGTCATTACAGGCAGTTCTCTCAGATTATCCTGACATTTCTACATTTGTCATCGAGATGAATACCTCTGTTGATATCCCTTCTGAAGAAAATAAAATCCCTCATCTGATCTGGGAGGTAAAAGGTGATTTTTTTGGGTATCAGATAATTGAATACTCAAATGATATTGTAAATTGGACATCCTTGTGGGATTTTGATACAGAATTTCACGAAGATCACTGGAGACAACTCTTCATCCCGCTTAATTCTGTCTATACCGAATCAGGATTCAGGACCAGATATACCTATATCCTGTTTAAGAGAGATGTTACATCAGACTTTTCTATCAGAAATATAAGGATCGGATACCGGGGTGAAGCAATAAAGCCTGAATATCAGTACATGAGTGGTACATCAATGGCAGCTCCCATGGTATCCGGAATGGCCGGTCTTATCAAAGGGAAAAAACCTGATCTTACGGCAGAAGGAGTAAAACAGGTGATCATGGATACCGCTGACCCACTCCCGTCACTGCAGGATAAAACCATCACCGGTGCTCGGGTAAACCTCTCTGCAGCCCTGAAGTCTCTGAAGAAGTCCGATGGAATCCCACTTTATCCGGGATGGAATCATGTATCCATCCCCAGGCGACTCAACCCAGGATATGATACTGCACAAATATTTGCCGGGGTGAACTCATCCGGCCATTCAGTCCTTGTATATGTGAATAATACCACCGGATACAGAACGCTCTCAATGAATGATCCGGTGGTTCCCCTCCAGGGATACTGGATCTATTCAACCAATACCATAACTGTCCCGGTCAGGTTTACAGACCAGATTATTCCTTTTTCCCGGGAGATTCCGGTAGGATGGTCATCGATTGGAGGCTGGATGGAGAAGGATCTTTCAGCGAAAGAGACATTCCACACCCTGATGAATGCCTGGTCATATGCCACCGGGTATGACGCAGTCGTGCAGCAGTACGAAGAACCGATAATCAGGGGAGGAACCGGTCACCAGAGCGATGAACGGCCAATACGACCATACCACGGGTACTGGCTGTACTGCTCACAGAACGGGACATATCAGGCAGGGTTTGGATAA
- a CDS encoding ABC transporter substrate-binding protein has translation MSSPVNYLLLLLFAGFLITSCCGAAGNISGTEKPVYIVGIDAYYPPFTYLDANGTPVGFDVDSVQWIADTMNFKVQITPVPWDDILTALETGEIDLIYSGFAITNERKEICDFTVPYWQVNQSVAVNNQSSVKIDDFYSGLLRVGAQNNTRGVSWVELNLIGKGKMAPRSLVRYEGMNEAFDELQAGRLDAIIGASSLIKANLDSCDCHVIGEIETDDHYGVAVKNGNSDLLETMNTGIDLLMLSPEWERLKLRYLME, from the coding sequence ATGAGTTCACCCGTGAATTATCTCCTTCTCCTGCTTTTTGCAGGTTTCCTGATAACGAGCTGTTGTGGAGCAGCCGGAAATATTTCCGGGACCGAAAAACCTGTGTATATCGTTGGGATAGATGCATACTATCCCCCGTTTACCTATCTGGATGCAAATGGAACACCTGTCGGGTTTGATGTCGATTCAGTTCAATGGATTGCGGATACCATGAATTTTAAGGTACAGATAACCCCGGTCCCATGGGATGATATTCTCACTGCTCTTGAAACCGGAGAGATAGATCTGATCTATTCAGGGTTTGCTATAACCAATGAGCGAAAGGAGATCTGTGATTTTACGGTTCCGTACTGGCAAGTCAACCAGTCTGTAGCGGTAAACAATCAGAGCTCCGTAAAGATTGATGACTTTTACTCAGGATTACTTCGGGTCGGTGCTCAGAACAATACCCGGGGAGTTAGCTGGGTGGAATTGAATCTCATCGGAAAGGGGAAGATGGCACCTAGGTCACTTGTCAGGTACGAGGGAATGAATGAAGCATTCGATGAGTTGCAGGCCGGTCGGCTCGACGCGATAATTGGTGCAAGTTCTTTAATAAAGGCCAATCTGGATAGTTGTGACTGCCATGTGATCGGCGAGATTGAGACAGATGATCACTATGGCGTTGCAGTGAAAAATGGCAATTCCGATCTTCTCGAAACCATGAACACGGGAATAGATCTCCTGATGCTCTCACCTGAATGGGAGAGACTGAAATTGAGATATCTGATGGAGTAA
- a CDS encoding AAA-like domain-containing protein, protein MRFFNTAGPVNCEKHYCLPPLTRFDLPEILTLISQEKYFVLHAPRQSGKTSCMLALRDYLNREGRYAALYMNVETAQTARSDVSRGIKAIISEFAFQADLTIPDSSLRDKINHYIEVYGPDAAFKMVLSDVCRSVSLPVALCIDEIDALVGDTLISVLRQLRSGYSERPAHFPSSIILCGVRDVRDYRIHSDKDKAIITGGSAFNIKAESLWLGNFTEEETGILLLEHTKETGQVFEEGALAAVWNLTRGQPWLVNALAYEVCFKIEEGRNRSNPISESLVIEAKERLIQRRETHLDQLVDKLQEERVRRVIEPILTGEMFEKNFRPDDISYLVDLGLIIQEQGGALAIANPIYQEIIPRELSYTAQSGMALKSVWYIGEDGRIRVNDLLLSFQQFFREHSESWTDIAQYKEAAPQLLLQAFLQRIINGGGQIIREYGLGRGRTDLFILWHLPDGTYQRFVIECKMVYGSREVTISKGLVQVTKYADRCGAEEVYLLIFDRDKNKSWDEKIFTVTIEHQGRMVAVFGM, encoded by the coding sequence ATGAGGTTCTTCAATACCGCCGGACCGGTGAACTGTGAGAAACATTACTGTCTCCCCCCTCTTACCCGGTTTGATCTGCCTGAAATACTCACGCTCATCAGTCAGGAGAAGTACTTTGTCTTGCATGCACCCCGGCAGAGCGGGAAGACCTCATGTATGCTTGCCCTTCGGGACTATCTGAACCGTGAAGGCAGGTATGCTGCACTCTATATGAATGTAGAAACCGCCCAGACCGCCAGAAGTGATGTTTCGAGAGGTATTAAAGCAATAATAAGCGAATTTGCCTTTCAGGCAGACCTGACTATTCCGGATTCATCACTTCGGGATAAGATAAATCATTATATTGAGGTTTATGGTCCTGATGCAGCATTTAAAATGGTCCTATCTGATGTATGTAGGAGTGTATCTCTTCCAGTAGCCCTCTGTATAGATGAGATTGATGCCCTTGTGGGAGATACCCTGATCTCTGTTCTCCGTCAACTTCGATCAGGGTATTCTGAACGACCTGCACATTTCCCTTCCTCAATCATCCTCTGTGGAGTCCGTGATGTCCGTGACTACCGGATTCATTCGGATAAAGACAAGGCGATTATCACCGGTGGAAGTGCATTTAACATCAAGGCAGAATCCTTATGGCTCGGAAATTTTACCGAAGAAGAGACTGGGATCCTTCTCCTTGAACACACGAAAGAGACAGGACAGGTTTTTGAAGAAGGAGCTCTTGCCGCTGTCTGGAATCTGACACGTGGCCAGCCCTGGCTTGTCAATGCCCTTGCATATGAGGTCTGTTTCAAAATAGAAGAGGGAAGGAACCGTTCCAATCCGATATCAGAGTCTCTTGTCATAGAGGCAAAAGAGCGGCTTATCCAGAGAAGGGAGACGCATCTTGACCAGCTGGTGGATAAACTTCAGGAAGAGCGAGTCAGGAGAGTTATCGAACCAATACTCACCGGAGAGATGTTTGAAAAGAACTTCAGACCGGACGATATCTCGTATCTCGTCGATCTTGGTCTCATTATCCAGGAACAAGGTGGAGCTCTTGCGATTGCAAATCCGATATACCAGGAGATTATTCCCCGAGAACTCAGTTATACTGCACAGTCAGGTATGGCCCTGAAATCTGTCTGGTATATCGGTGAAGACGGAAGAATCCGGGTGAATGATCTCCTTCTATCATTCCAACAATTCTTTCGTGAACACTCCGAAAGCTGGACCGATATCGCCCAGTATAAAGAGGCAGCTCCCCAGCTCCTCCTCCAGGCATTTTTACAGCGGATAATCAACGGAGGCGGACAGATAATACGGGAATATGGTCTCGGACGGGGAAGAACCGATCTCTTTATCCTCTGGCACCTTCCTGACGGAACGTATCAGCGGTTTGTGATAGAATGCAAGATGGTGTACGGCTCACGGGAGGTGACCATCAGTAAAGGGCTTGTTCAGGTGACAAAATATGCTGATCGATGCGGGGCAGAAGAGGTGTATCTGCTTATCTTTGACCGGGATAAAAACAAGAGTTGGGATGAGAAGATCTTTACAGTAACAATTGAGCATCAGGGGAGAATGGTAGCAGTATTTGGGATGTGA
- a CDS encoding AAA-like domain-containing protein, translating into MRFFNTAGPVNCQDHYCLPPLTRFDLPEILTLLSQKKYFVLHAPRQSGKTSCLLALREYLNNSGEYRSLYINVETAQAARDDVENGVRSIIVEINKRMDQSPVFTGLGVVTADLWDNTNAYSVLNIVLSRLASIDNKPLVLLIDEIDALVGDTLISVLRQIRSGYDSRPVHFPSSIILCGVRDVRDYRIHSDKDKAIITGGSAFNIKAESLRLGNFTEEETGILLLEHTKETGQVFEEGALAAVWNLTRGQPWLVNALAYEVCFKIEEGRNRSNPISESLVIKAKERLIQRRETHLDQLVDKLQEERVRRVIEPILTGEMFEKNFRPDDISYLVDLGLIIQEQGGALAIANPIYQEIIPRELSYTAQSGMALKSVWYIGEDGRIRVNDLLLSFQQFFREHSESWTDIAQYKEAAPQLLLQAFLQRIINGGGQIIREYGLGRGRTDLFILWHLPDGTYQRFVIECKMVHGSREVTISKGLVQVTKYADRCGAEEVYLLIFDRDKNKSWDEKIFTETIEHQGRMVAVFGM; encoded by the coding sequence ATGAGGTTCTTCAATACCGCCGGACCGGTGAACTGCCAGGATCATTACTGTCTGCCTCCTCTTACCCGGTTTGATCTCCCTGAAATTCTCACCCTCCTAAGCCAGAAGAAGTATTTTGTTCTCCATGCTCCACGGCAGAGCGGGAAGACCTCATGTCTGCTTGCCTTGCGGGAGTATCTCAATAATTCAGGTGAGTATCGTTCATTATATATCAATGTTGAAACGGCTCAGGCTGCTCGGGATGATGTAGAAAACGGGGTCCGTTCAATTATTGTTGAAATTAATAAAAGAATGGATCAAAGCCCGGTTTTTACAGGATTGGGTGTGGTTACTGCAGATTTATGGGATAATACCAATGCCTACTCAGTTCTTAATATTGTCCTGAGCAGACTTGCGTCAATTGACAATAAACCTCTGGTACTCCTCATTGATGAGATCGATGCTCTTGTAGGTGATACATTAATTTCAGTGCTCAGACAGATTCGGTCAGGATATGATAGTCGGCCGGTTCATTTCCCTTCCTCAATCATCCTCTGTGGAGTCCGTGATGTCCGTGACTACCGGATTCATTCGGATAAAGACAAGGCGATTATCACCGGTGGAAGTGCATTTAACATCAAGGCTGAATCCTTACGGCTCGGAAATTTTACCGAAGAAGAGACTGGGATCCTTCTCCTTGAACACACGAAAGAGACAGGACAGGTTTTTGAAGAAGGAGCTCTTGCCGCTGTCTGGAATCTGACACGTGGCCAGCCCTGGCTTGTCAATGCCCTTGCATATGAGGTCTGTTTCAAAATAGAAGAGGGAAGGAACCGTTCCAATCCGATATCAGAGTCTCTTGTCATAAAGGCAAAAGAGCGGCTTATCCAAAGAAGGGAGACGCATCTTGACCAGCTGGTGGATAAACTTCAGGAAGAGCGAGTCAGGAGAGTTATCGAACCAATACTCACCGGAGAGATGTTTGAAAAGAACTTCAGACCGGACGATATCTCGTATCTCGTCGATCTTGGTCTCATTATCCAGGAACAAGGTGGAGCTCTTGCGATTGCAAATCCGATATACCAGGAGATTATTCCCCGAGAACTCAGTTATACTGCACAGTCAGGTATGGCCCTGAAATCTGTCTGGTATATCGGTGAAGACGGAAGAATCCGGGTGAATGATCTCCTTCTATCATTCCAACAATTCTTTCGTGAACACTCCGAAAGCTGGACCGATATCGCCCAGTATAAAGAGGCAGCTCCCCAGCTCCTCCTCCAGGCATTTTTACAGCGGATAATCAACGGAGGCGGACAGATAATACGGGAATATGGTCTCGGACGGGGAAGAACCGATCTCTTTATCCTCTGGCACCTTCCTGACGGAACGTATCAGCGGTTTGTGATAGAATGCAAGATGGTGCACGGCTCACGGGAGGTGACCATCAGTAAAGGGCTTGTTCAGGTGACAAAATATGCTGATCGGTGCGGGGCAGAAGAGGTGTATCTGCTTATCTTTGACCGGGATAAAAACAAGAGTTGGGATGAGAAGATCTTTACAGAAACAATTGAGCATCAGGGGAGAATGGTAGCAGTATTTGGGATGTGA
- a CDS encoding asparaginase domain-containing protein, with protein sequence MYGLFVDVVILAGSPVASGVGVLILLQNHIDVARETTKINTEMIGTFRSPDFGLFGYMDGTSQRLYHQSW encoded by the coding sequence ATGTATGGATTATTTGTGGATGTAGTCATCCTTGCCGGATCACCTGTGGCATCGGGGGTGGGAGTCCTGATCCTCCTTCAAAACCATATCGACGTGGCACGGGAGACGACCAAGATCAATACGGAGATGATTGGGACCTTCAGGTCACCTGACTTTGGTCTGTTCGGATATATGGACGGGACCTCACAGAGATTGTATCACCAGAGCTGGTAG
- a CDS encoding helix-turn-helix domain-containing protein, giving the protein MPPRKNPESAARYTEAKKTPYILELAKEREFRKNFELEKGKFFRTDTVAEILDIEPEVIRDLIRKGELFAIKIGKSYRVTEADLQEFLFQRYTRKRSGEQRREEG; this is encoded by the coding sequence ATGCCTCCCCGGAAAAATCCTGAATCCGCTGCCAGATATACCGAAGCGAAAAAGACACCATACATTCTTGAACTAGCAAAGGAACGTGAATTCAGAAAGAACTTCGAACTTGAGAAGGGGAAATTTTTCAGAACTGACACCGTTGCAGAGATTCTGGACATCGAACCTGAAGTTATCCGGGATTTAATCAGGAAAGGAGAACTCTTTGCGATAAAAATAGGGAAGTCATACCGGGTAACAGAAGCAGACCTTCAGGAGTTTCTTTTTCAAAGATACACCAGGAAAAGAAGCGGAGAACAGAGACGCGAAGAAGGGTAG